A genomic segment from Paenibacillus sp. FSL K6-1096 encodes:
- a CDS encoding nucleotidyltransferase domain-containing protein, giving the protein MYAHHRQTLERLVDKLAPDPANLAVITSGSIAQGTAKETSDVDVHLVVTDEAYAEYERNQMLSYVDREVSTYEGGYADIKVVNLQFLELAAQRGNEPTRYAFGGSEVVFSRIPELTELVARIPVYPEENRERNLRDFCAQIHLFAFYFAKEAARRDDPYLTAHTASNLVFFSGRMILAYNRLLFPSHKGLLDAVDAAGAKPKNFRKLAAELLRSPGAEQSLRFAARMLAFYNHGLTFEQALGIYVQNNERSWMEQAPSLYDR; this is encoded by the coding sequence ATGTATGCGCATCATAGACAGACGCTGGAGCGTCTGGTGGACAAGCTTGCGCCGGACCCCGCCAATCTGGCGGTCATTACCAGCGGTTCTATCGCCCAGGGAACAGCGAAGGAGACCTCGGATGTCGATGTTCATCTGGTCGTTACCGATGAAGCCTATGCTGAATATGAGCGGAACCAGATGCTGTCCTACGTGGACCGGGAGGTCAGCACCTATGAAGGCGGGTACGCCGACATCAAGGTGGTGAATCTGCAGTTTCTGGAGCTGGCCGCGCAGCGGGGGAATGAGCCGACGCGGTATGCTTTTGGCGGATCGGAGGTGGTCTTCTCCAGAATCCCGGAGCTTACGGAGCTGGTCGCCCGTATTCCCGTCTATCCCGAAGAGAACCGGGAGCGCAATCTGCGCGATTTCTGCGCCCAGATCCACCTGTTCGCCTTCTATTTCGCCAAGGAAGCGGCCCGCAGGGATGACCCTTATCTGACTGCCCATACCGCCAGTAATCTGGTCTTCTTCAGCGGCCGGATGATTCTGGCCTACAACCGGCTGCTGTTCCCCAGCCATAAGGGGCTGCTGGATGCAGTGGATGCTGCCGGAGCGAAGCCGAAGAACTTCCGCAAGCTGGCAGCAGAGCTGCTGCGCTCGCCCGGAGCAGAGCAGAGTCTGCGCTTCGCCGCACGGATGCTGGCCTTCTATAATCATGGTCTGACCTTCGAGCAGGCGCTGGGCATCTATGTCCAGAACAATGAACGCTCCTGGATGGAGCAAGCGCCCTCCCTGTACGACAGATAA
- a CDS encoding radical SAM protein has product MQPTSKVNLDEKSFEALKRTIKNVVVPHRERKHDPGFRTVMPEIMSLKLTNRCNLRCKHCYQWNEDGYHHDMDKAEQNLDMDLELIQRLLEETDEAQSRLYLWGGEPLFHRDAQSILKLLQKHPRDTTICTNAYMIPKYEEELCAISDNLELLIPIEGFQEEHDFLRGKNSFQKVIEAVDRLLELRKQGRFRGRISVHNVINDNMIGRLYELVEFFEEKGVDLVLLCFPWYISEETSFAMDRFYDEHFQWLAELPPEHRASWHAFKYHIKPENIGRLTEDLRRINTHTWHNTRIRYQPGLDFDEIEDFVAGKPMKSRSTAKCLALSTRVDIAPNGMVSACKFFGELAIGNVKDTTLTEIWNSARYDRLRRIMDEGLSPACSKCNVLYLNTYAALAQV; this is encoded by the coding sequence ATGCAGCCTACCAGTAAAGTAAATCTGGATGAGAAGTCGTTCGAAGCCCTGAAGCGCACGATCAAGAATGTGGTGGTCCCGCATAGAGAACGCAAGCATGATCCCGGCTTCCGCACCGTGATGCCGGAGATTATGTCGCTGAAGCTGACCAACCGCTGCAATCTCCGCTGCAAGCATTGCTACCAGTGGAATGAAGATGGTTATCATCATGATATGGATAAGGCCGAGCAGAATCTGGACATGGATCTGGAGCTGATTCAGCGGCTGCTGGAGGAGACGGATGAAGCGCAGTCGCGGTTGTATTTATGGGGAGGAGAGCCGCTATTCCACCGGGATGCCCAAAGTATTCTGAAGCTGCTGCAGAAGCATCCCCGGGATACAACGATCTGCACCAATGCTTATATGATTCCTAAGTATGAGGAGGAGCTATGTGCGATCTCCGACAATCTGGAGCTGCTGATCCCGATTGAGGGGTTCCAGGAGGAGCATGACTTCCTGCGCGGCAAGAATTCGTTCCAGAAGGTTATCGAAGCTGTAGACCGCCTGCTGGAGCTGCGCAAGCAAGGCCGCTTCCGCGGCCGGATCTCGGTGCATAATGTCATTAATGATAATATGATCGGCAGATTGTATGAGCTGGTGGAGTTTTTTGAGGAAAAGGGTGTGGATCTGGTCCTGCTCTGCTTTCCGTGGTATATCTCGGAGGAGACCAGCTTCGCCATGGACCGCTTCTATGATGAGCACTTCCAGTGGCTGGCCGAGCTTCCGCCGGAGCACCGGGCGAGCTGGCACGCCTTCAAGTATCATATCAAGCCGGAGAATATCGGCAGGCTGACCGAAGACCTGCGGCGGATCAACACCCACACCTGGCATAATACCCGCATCCGTTACCAGCCGGGCCTCGACTTCGATGAGATTGAGGATTTCGTGGCCGGCAAGCCGATGAAATCCCGCAGCACTGCGAAGTGTCTGGCGCTCAGCACCCGGGTGGATATTGCCCCGAACGGGATGGTGAGTGCATGTAAGTTCTTCGGTGAGCTGGCGATCGGCAATGTGAAGGACACGACGCTGACAGAGATCTGGAATTCAGCCCGCTATGACCGGCTGCGGCGGATTATGGATGAAGGGCTGTCCCCCGCCTGCTCCAAGTGCAACGTCCTGTACCTGAATACCTATGCGGCGCTGGCCCAGGTATGA
- a CDS encoding cellulase family glycosylhydrolase, which yields MSFGLRKLGVWFVACVLLVSMYAFPGQQVKADGATGFYHTSGSKIVDSAGNTAVFNGLNWFGFETANYSPHGLWTRSMDDVLDQIKAKGYNLIRLPYCNQMFDAGSEANSIDYVKNPDLAGLKPIQIMDKLIQKAGQRGIQIFLDRHRPDSGGQSTLWYTAAYPETRWISDWVMLAQRYAGNPTVIGADLHNEPHGTASWGTGNLSTDWRLASERAGNAILAANPNWLIIVEGIETNVQGNSSSYWWGGNLTGVRNDPVTLTVPNRVVYSPHDYGPGVASQSWFNAADFPNNLPQLWDDTWGYISKEQIAPILVGEFGGRSVDTTSVEGKWQNKLVSYIGQNNLYWTYWCVNPNSGDTGGLLLDDWTTWNEPKQAMLDTIMKPVTFTPIGGQPGGPGEPGGPGEPGSGDLQASVLYRAGETGAAVNSIRASLQLKNESGTAIPLNELTIRYWYTRDGNASQTLEFDYAAIGASKLVTSIVPLATPVTGADTYAEIGFTAGAGSLAASGNTGDIQFRIHNTNWANLNQANDYSFQPALTSYAANDHITVYHQGTLIYGVEP from the coding sequence ATGTCGTTTGGTTTGAGGAAGCTGGGTGTATGGTTTGTGGCTTGTGTATTGCTGGTAAGTATGTATGCGTTTCCGGGGCAACAGGTGAAGGCTGATGGCGCAACAGGATTCTATCACACCTCGGGCAGCAAAATCGTGGATTCCGCAGGGAATACGGCGGTCTTCAACGGACTGAACTGGTTTGGCTTCGAGACGGCGAATTACTCGCCGCACGGGCTGTGGACCCGCTCGATGGACGATGTGCTGGATCAGATCAAAGCGAAGGGCTATAACCTTATCCGGCTGCCCTACTGCAACCAGATGTTCGACGCCGGCTCGGAGGCCAACAGTATCGACTATGTCAAAAACCCCGATCTTGCCGGTCTGAAGCCGATTCAGATTATGGATAAACTGATACAGAAGGCCGGGCAGCGCGGCATCCAGATCTTCCTCGACCGTCACCGGCCGGATTCCGGCGGACAATCCACGCTGTGGTACACGGCCGCCTATCCCGAGACCCGCTGGATCAGCGACTGGGTGATGCTCGCCCAGCGCTATGCGGGGAACCCTACCGTTATAGGTGCCGATCTGCACAATGAACCGCATGGCACGGCAAGCTGGGGGACGGGGAATCTGTCCACCGACTGGCGGCTGGCCAGTGAACGGGCGGGCAATGCGATTCTCGCCGCCAATCCGAACTGGCTGATCATCGTAGAGGGCATCGAGACCAATGTCCAGGGCAATTCGAGCAGCTACTGGTGGGGCGGGAACCTGACCGGGGTGCGCAATGATCCGGTTACGCTTACAGTACCCAACCGGGTCGTCTATTCCCCGCATGATTATGGTCCGGGCGTGGCCTCCCAGAGCTGGTTCAACGCCGCCGACTTCCCGAACAATCTGCCGCAGCTGTGGGATGATACCTGGGGCTATATCAGCAAGGAGCAGATTGCCCCGATTCTGGTCGGCGAATTCGGCGGGCGCAGCGTAGATACCACTTCAGTAGAAGGAAAATGGCAGAATAAGCTGGTCAGCTACATCGGCCAGAACAATCTCTACTGGACGTACTGGTGCGTCAATCCGAACAGCGGCGATACCGGCGGGCTGCTGCTGGATGACTGGACCACCTGGAACGAGCCGAAGCAGGCGATGCTGGATACGATCATGAAGCCGGTCACCTTCACACCGATTGGCGGACAGCCAGGCGGGCCGGGCGAACCTGGGGGACCGGGTGAACCGGGGTCTGGCGATCTTCAGGCTTCAGTATTGTACCGGGCCGGAGAGACTGGGGCTGCGGTCAACTCGATCCGGGCCAGCCTGCAATTGAAGAACGAATCCGGCACGGCGATTCCGCTGAACGAGCTGACGATCCGGTACTGGTACACCAGAGATGGGAACGCTTCACAGACGCTGGAATTCGATTATGCGGCAATCGGAGCGTCGAAGCTGGTAACGAGCATCGTGCCGCTGGCCACTCCGGTGACAGGTGCTGACACCTATGCGGAGATCGGCTTCACGGCAGGCGCAGGCTCCCTGGCGGCCTCGGGCAACACCGGGGACATCCAGTTCCGCATCCACAACACCAACTGGGCGAATCTCAACCAGGCCAATGACTACTCCTTCCAGCCGGCCTTGACCAGCTATGCGGCGAATGATCACATCACGGTGTATCATCAGGGCACGCTGATCTACGGGGTTGAGCCTTAA
- a CDS encoding Gfo/Idh/MocA family oxidoreductase yields MRGGGEKPAYKLGILGASNIAVPAMLEPARAVEQIRIAAIANRTRDKAVKLAEDYQIPYVAGSLEELLQMQELDGVYIGLSNELHAEWAAAALAAGKHVLVEKPLCLNLDEMQRLKAARAQAAGPKLAEGLMIAFHPWQQALKDIAGSGQFGPLLRISTRITVPAKDRHAGNYRSVKAKGGGAFADLGCYWLQFVQTLIGLQPEEITAQSAFDGPDSCDWTFQAALKFKNGVEAECLTSFELPFRASHTLYFEETVLTVPDFFRPVKGFYKVKLRHDLPDNRSTLCEFEPMNYYVCQLEAFAEIMGGQRPENLEASWERVQLQARIMEAAQRRGVYS; encoded by the coding sequence ATGAGGGGCGGGGGAGAGAAGCCAGCCTATAAGCTCGGCATTCTGGGCGCATCGAACATTGCTGTCCCAGCGATGCTGGAGCCTGCCCGGGCAGTGGAGCAGATCCGCATTGCGGCCATTGCCAACCGTACCCGGGACAAGGCGGTGAAGCTGGCGGAGGACTACCAGATTCCTTACGTGGCCGGGAGTCTGGAGGAACTGCTCCAGATGCAGGAGCTGGACGGGGTGTATATTGGTCTCAGCAATGAGCTTCATGCCGAGTGGGCCGCCGCGGCCCTGGCTGCCGGCAAGCATGTGCTGGTCGAGAAGCCGCTCTGCCTTAACCTTGATGAGATGCAGCGGCTTAAGGCGGCAAGGGCACAAGCGGCCGGCCCGAAGCTGGCCGAAGGCCTGATGATTGCCTTCCACCCCTGGCAGCAGGCGCTGAAGGACATTGCCGGTTCCGGGCAGTTCGGCCCGCTCCTCAGGATCAGCACCCGGATTACGGTCCCGGCCAAGGATCGTCACGCCGGTAATTACCGCAGCGTGAAGGCGAAGGGCGGAGGAGCCTTTGCCGACCTGGGCTGCTACTGGCTCCAGTTCGTGCAGACCCTGATCGGCCTCCAGCCGGAGGAGATCACAGCACAGTCGGCGTTCGACGGGCCGGATAGCTGCGACTGGACCTTCCAGGCGGCGTTGAAATTCAAGAACGGTGTGGAAGCGGAATGCCTCACCTCCTTCGAGCTGCCGTTCCGGGCTTCGCATACGCTGTATTTTGAAGAGACGGTGCTGACCGTCCCGGACTTTTTCCGCCCGGTCAAAGGGTTCTACAAGGTCAAGCTCCGCCATGACCTGCCGGACAACCGCAGCACCCTCTGTGAATTCGAGCCGATGAACTATTACGTGTGCCAGCTTGAAGCCTTCGCGGAAATCATGGGCGGCCAGCGGCCGGAGAACCTGGAGGCTTCCTGGGAACGGGTACAGCTTCAAGCCCGGATTATGGAAGCGGCGCAGCGGCGGGGGGTCTATAGTTAA